In the Micromonospora narathiwatensis genome, one interval contains:
- the ppc gene encoding phosphoenolpyruvate carboxylase, whose protein sequence is MTDQHDHDGPDAALRADIRRLGTLLGQTLARQEGRPLLDLVEEIRAQVRSDAPAAAQRLAGLDVTTGTKLARAFSTYFHLANITEQVHRARDLRRRRAVHGGWLDQAARMIAERGVPAEEIAAVARRLAVRPVFTAHPTEAARRSILSKLRAVADELDAETANAILYGASDEGPANRRLAELLDLMWQTDELRLDRPDPTDEARNAIYYLRDLHAEAAPQVLDDLADTLRTLGVETSPTARPLTFGTWIGGDRDGNPFVTPAVTREVLRIQHEHGIEATEKAMDALISEVSVSRRLRAVSLDLSASLAADLDALPEVAPRFRRVNAEEPYRLKARCVKAKLANTRERLRTGTAHVPGRDYRGSAELIADLELLRASLARNSGQLTAVGRLASTIRTVSAFGLHLATMDVREHAEAHHAVLAQLYGAVGEVSDYPSLTRLERTKLLADELAGRRPLSTLDSPLTEGAQKTFDVFTAIREVQDRFGAEVIESYIISMTLGVDDVLAAVVLAREAGLIDVHSGRARIGFVPLLETPAELNSGGELLDELLSLPAYRALVAARGDVQEVMLGYSDSNKEAGITTSQWSIHRAQRALRDVAARHGVHLRLFHGRGGTVGRGGGPTHDAILAQPYGTLDGAIKVTEQGEVISDKYTLPALARENLELTVAAVLQATLLHTAPRQPAEMLERWDATMDVVSEAAFRSYRSLVEDPDLPAYFWASTPTELLGALNIGSRPAKRPNTGAGLAGLRAIPWVFGWTQTRQIVPGWFGVGSGLAAARAAGLQDVLAEMHRNWHFFRTFLSNVEMMLTKTDLSIAQRYVETLVPKKLHPIFDEIRQEYELTKQEVLAVTASPALLENSPVLQRTLAVRDTYLEPLHHLQVALLRQYRDSGAAGRAVATAPGGRRGPNDGTALERALLTTVNGIAAGMRNTG, encoded by the coding sequence GTGACCGACCAGCACGACCACGACGGCCCGGACGCCGCGCTGCGGGCCGACATCCGCCGCCTCGGCACGCTGCTCGGGCAGACCCTCGCCCGGCAGGAGGGCCGACCGCTGCTCGACCTGGTCGAGGAGATCCGCGCCCAGGTCCGATCCGACGCCCCGGCCGCCGCCCAGCGCCTCGCCGGGCTCGACGTCACCACCGGCACCAAGCTGGCCCGCGCCTTCTCCACCTACTTCCACCTGGCCAACATCACCGAGCAGGTGCACCGGGCCCGTGACCTGCGCCGGCGCCGGGCCGTGCACGGCGGCTGGCTGGACCAGGCGGCCAGGATGATCGCCGAGCGGGGGGTGCCGGCCGAGGAGATCGCCGCGGTGGCCCGCCGGCTCGCGGTACGCCCCGTCTTCACCGCCCACCCGACCGAGGCGGCCCGCCGGTCGATCCTGTCCAAGCTGCGCGCCGTGGCCGACGAGCTGGACGCCGAGACCGCCAACGCCATCCTCTACGGGGCCAGCGACGAGGGCCCGGCCAACCGGCGGCTGGCCGAGCTGCTGGACCTGATGTGGCAGACCGACGAGCTGCGGCTGGACCGGCCGGACCCGACCGACGAGGCCCGCAACGCCATCTACTACCTGCGCGACCTCCATGCCGAGGCCGCTCCGCAGGTCCTCGACGACCTCGCCGACACGCTGCGCACCCTGGGGGTGGAGACCTCGCCGACCGCCCGCCCGCTGACCTTCGGCACCTGGATCGGCGGCGACCGGGACGGCAACCCCTTCGTCACCCCGGCGGTCACCCGGGAGGTGCTGCGGATCCAGCACGAGCACGGCATCGAGGCCACCGAGAAGGCGATGGACGCGCTCATCAGCGAGGTCTCCGTCTCCCGCCGGCTGCGCGCGGTCTCGCTGGACCTCTCCGCCAGCCTCGCCGCCGACCTGGACGCGCTGCCCGAGGTGGCGCCCCGGTTCCGCCGGGTCAACGCCGAGGAGCCCTACCGGCTCAAGGCGCGCTGCGTGAAGGCGAAGCTGGCCAACACCCGGGAGCGGCTGCGTACCGGCACCGCACACGTGCCGGGGCGGGACTACCGTGGCTCGGCCGAGCTGATCGCCGACCTGGAGCTGCTGCGCGCCTCGCTGGCCCGCAACTCCGGGCAGCTCACCGCCGTGGGCCGGCTCGCCTCGACGATCCGTACGGTGTCCGCGTTCGGGCTGCACCTGGCGACCATGGACGTCCGCGAGCACGCCGAGGCGCACCACGCGGTCCTCGCCCAGCTCTACGGCGCGGTCGGGGAGGTGTCCGACTACCCGTCGCTGACCCGGCTGGAGCGCACCAAGCTGCTCGCCGACGAGTTGGCCGGCCGCCGGCCGCTCTCCACCCTGGACAGCCCGCTCACCGAGGGCGCGCAGAAGACGTTCGACGTGTTCACGGCGATCCGCGAGGTGCAGGACCGGTTCGGCGCCGAGGTGATCGAGTCGTACATCATCTCGATGACCCTCGGCGTGGACGACGTGCTCGCCGCGGTGGTGCTGGCCCGCGAGGCCGGCCTGATCGACGTACACAGCGGCCGGGCCCGGATCGGCTTCGTCCCGCTGCTGGAGACGCCGGCCGAGCTGAACAGTGGCGGGGAGCTGCTGGACGAGCTGCTGTCGCTGCCCGCCTACCGGGCGCTGGTCGCGGCGCGGGGCGACGTGCAGGAGGTGATGCTGGGCTACTCCGACTCCAACAAGGAGGCCGGCATCACCACCAGCCAGTGGTCGATCCACCGGGCCCAGCGCGCGCTGCGCGACGTGGCCGCCCGGCACGGCGTGCACCTGCGGCTGTTCCACGGTCGGGGCGGCACGGTGGGCCGGGGCGGCGGCCCCACCCACGACGCGATCCTGGCCCAGCCGTACGGCACCCTGGACGGCGCGATCAAGGTGACCGAGCAGGGTGAGGTCATCTCCGACAAGTACACACTGCCCGCGCTGGCCCGCGAGAACCTGGAGCTGACCGTCGCGGCGGTGCTCCAGGCGACGCTGCTGCACACCGCGCCCCGACAGCCGGCCGAGATGCTGGAACGCTGGGACGCCACCATGGACGTGGTTTCCGAGGCGGCGTTCCGGTCGTACCGGTCGCTGGTCGAGGACCCGGACCTGCCGGCATACTTCTGGGCCTCCACCCCGACGGAGTTGCTGGGGGCGCTCAACATCGGCTCCCGGCCGGCGAAGCGGCCGAACACCGGCGCCGGCCTGGCCGGCCTGCGGGCCATCCCGTGGGTGTTCGGCTGGACCCAGACCCGGCAGATCGTGCCCGGCTGGTTCGGCGTGGGCTCCGGCCTGGCCGCCGCGCGGGCCGCCGGTTTGCAGGACGTGCTCGCCGAGATGCACCGCAACTGGCACTTCTTCCGCACGTTCCTGTCGAACGTGGAGATGATGCTCACCAAGACCGACCTGAGCATCGCCCAGCGGTACGTGGAGACGCTCGTCCCGAAGAAGCTGCACCCGATCTTCGACGAGATCCGGCAGGAGTACGAGCTGACCAAGCAGGAGGTGCTGGCGGTCACCGCCTCGCCGGCCCTGCTGGAGAACTCGCCCGTGCTCCAGCGCACCCTGGCCGTACGGGACACCTACCTGGAGCCGCTGCACCACCTCCAGGTGGCGCTACTGCGCCAGTACCGCGACTCCGGTGCCGCCGGCCGAGCGGTCGCGACCGCGCCGGGCGGGCGACGCGGCCCCAACGACGGTACGGCGCTGGAGCGGGCGCTGCTCACCACCGTCAACGGCATCGCCGCCGGCATGCGCAACACCGGCTGA
- a CDS encoding S8 family serine peptidase yields the protein MKKPPTWIRRASAGFVASALTAGALTLASAGTPALAGSSPDIPKAGWSPTDQDRLAQAEAEGQQTVDVLVGAQDGQASAVADRLAALGASVDYRDDSLGYLRASVATDRADRIAELSGVETVEIDAALAVPDPRPDASESPAPQPAPGAATPAANPYMPIQDMNAAQFVAEHPTLDGRGVTIGIIDTGVDLAHPALRTTTTGERKIVDWVTATSPTDDGDPTWISMATKVSGATFTVDSRTWTAPRSGSYRFGVFNERAASLGGEVGNDVNRDGNRAGSSGLFGVLWDGDKTVWVDTNQNGSFADETPMTDYKVRYDVGTFGTDNPATPVVEAMPFVVQIDGKNKFVNIGIVSGQHGTHVAGITAGNGLFGGKMTGVAPGAKLVSVRVCMFAGGCTAHALIEGMIYAAKQANVDVINMSIGGLPSLNDGNNTRALLYNRLIEQYKVQMFISAGNSGPGTNTVGDPSVAEKVMSVGSYITDATWRANYGSSSPYQENLHYFSSRGPREDGGFKPNVVAPGSAISTTPTWQSGGPVAGTYPLPPGYSMLNGTSMASPQAAGAGALLVSAAKAEGFQRKPDQIRQAMMSSARFLDGVGAFEQGAGLIDVKAAYALLRQNIKTVGITSSVPVNTVLAGYLATPGVGVGIHDREGVTAGRRYTRTYTFTRTTGGSKAITYDLSWVGNDGTFSSGTSVALPLNKPVDVTVAIDPATPGAHSAILRLDDPATTGVDYQTMNLVVVPYTFRAADNFQVTINDKVGRNQALRYFFQVPAGTPALKVDFTGPTGEPGTGQARFLRYHPYGVNIDDNASTSCFVPAAGACATGSPNSRTTGSPLPGVWEVTVDARRTSDAEWTKFTLTASVLGATVSPNPDVIDSATAGVPVSRSYSLTSTLGSFSGRAVGGTLGSARQGPFTIGNRAVQDYDLTVTPGSTQLRATIGGTSDPAADLDLFVLNCTSGTCVEAGRSAGGSSEESVTINNPAPGAWKVRVDGYSVPSGSTSYNYVDVFTNPAFGTLAVTDTNASRPSGSSWTVPGSVTANAAPGSGRVLYGTVQVRTDTNLLIGSGDVVVRNVG from the coding sequence GTGAAGAAGCCCCCAACCTGGATCCGGCGTGCCTCGGCCGGGTTCGTCGCGTCCGCCCTCACGGCCGGCGCACTGACCCTGGCGTCCGCCGGCACCCCGGCCCTCGCCGGGTCGTCCCCCGACATTCCCAAGGCCGGCTGGAGCCCGACCGACCAGGATCGACTGGCTCAGGCGGAGGCCGAGGGCCAGCAGACCGTCGACGTTCTGGTCGGCGCGCAGGACGGCCAGGCCAGCGCCGTCGCCGACCGTCTCGCGGCGCTCGGCGCGAGCGTCGACTACCGCGACGACAGCCTCGGCTACCTGCGTGCCAGCGTGGCCACCGACCGGGCCGACCGCATCGCCGAGCTGAGCGGCGTGGAGACGGTCGAGATCGACGCGGCGCTCGCCGTGCCCGACCCGCGTCCGGACGCCAGCGAGTCGCCGGCACCCCAGCCGGCACCCGGCGCGGCCACCCCCGCCGCCAACCCGTACATGCCGATCCAGGACATGAACGCGGCGCAGTTCGTGGCCGAACACCCCACACTCGACGGGCGCGGCGTCACCATCGGCATCATCGACACCGGCGTCGACCTGGCGCACCCGGCGCTGCGGACCACCACGACCGGCGAGCGCAAGATCGTCGACTGGGTCACCGCGACCTCGCCGACCGACGACGGCGATCCGACCTGGATCAGCATGGCGACCAAGGTGTCGGGCGCCACGTTCACCGTCGACAGCCGCACCTGGACCGCGCCGCGCTCGGGCTCCTACCGCTTCGGCGTCTTCAACGAGCGGGCCGCGAGCCTCGGCGGCGAGGTCGGCAACGACGTCAACCGCGACGGCAACCGGGCCGGCAGCAGCGGGCTCTTCGGTGTCCTGTGGGACGGCGACAAGACCGTCTGGGTCGACACCAACCAGAACGGCTCCTTCGCCGACGAGACCCCGATGACCGACTACAAGGTCCGCTACGACGTCGGCACCTTCGGCACCGACAACCCGGCGACCCCGGTGGTCGAGGCGATGCCGTTCGTCGTGCAGATCGACGGCAAGAACAAGTTCGTCAACATCGGCATCGTCTCCGGCCAGCACGGCACGCACGTCGCCGGCATCACCGCCGGCAACGGGCTGTTCGGCGGCAAGATGACCGGCGTCGCCCCGGGCGCCAAGCTGGTCTCCGTACGGGTCTGCATGTTCGCCGGCGGCTGCACCGCGCACGCCCTCATCGAGGGCATGATCTACGCCGCCAAGCAGGCGAACGTGGACGTCATCAACATGTCGATCGGCGGTCTCCCGTCGCTCAACGACGGCAACAACACCCGCGCGCTGCTCTACAACCGCCTCATCGAGCAGTACAAGGTGCAGATGTTCATCTCCGCGGGGAACAGCGGGCCGGGCACCAACACCGTCGGCGACCCGTCCGTGGCCGAGAAGGTGATGAGCGTCGGCTCGTACATCACCGACGCCACCTGGCGGGCGAACTACGGCTCCAGCTCGCCGTACCAGGAGAACCTGCACTACTTCAGCTCCCGTGGGCCGCGCGAGGACGGCGGCTTCAAGCCCAACGTCGTCGCCCCCGGTTCGGCCATCTCCACCACGCCGACCTGGCAGTCGGGCGGGCCGGTCGCCGGCACGTACCCGCTGCCGCCGGGCTACTCCATGCTCAACGGCACCTCGATGGCCTCGCCGCAGGCGGCGGGCGCCGGGGCGCTGCTGGTCAGCGCCGCCAAGGCGGAGGGCTTCCAGCGCAAGCCGGACCAGATCCGGCAGGCCATGATGTCCTCGGCCCGGTTCCTCGACGGCGTCGGGGCGTTCGAGCAGGGCGCCGGCCTGATCGACGTCAAGGCGGCGTACGCGCTGCTGCGCCAGAACATCAAGACCGTCGGCATCACCTCGTCGGTGCCGGTGAACACGGTGCTCGCCGGCTACCTCGCCACCCCCGGCGTCGGCGTCGGCATCCACGACCGTGAGGGTGTCACGGCGGGTCGGAGGTACACCCGCACCTACACCTTCACCCGCACCACCGGTGGGTCGAAGGCGATCACCTACGACCTGTCGTGGGTGGGCAACGACGGCACCTTCTCGTCCGGCACGTCGGTGGCCCTTCCGCTGAACAAGCCGGTCGACGTGACCGTGGCGATCGACCCGGCGACCCCGGGCGCGCACTCGGCGATCCTGCGGCTGGACGACCCGGCGACCACCGGCGTCGACTACCAGACGATGAACCTGGTGGTCGTCCCGTACACCTTCCGGGCGGCGGACAACTTCCAGGTGACGATCAACGACAAGGTCGGCCGTAACCAGGCGCTGCGCTACTTCTTCCAGGTTCCGGCGGGCACGCCGGCGCTGAAGGTGGACTTCACCGGCCCGACCGGTGAGCCGGGCACCGGGCAGGCGCGCTTCCTGCGCTACCACCCGTACGGCGTCAACATCGACGACAACGCGTCCACGTCCTGCTTCGTCCCGGCCGCGGGCGCCTGCGCCACCGGCTCGCCGAACAGCCGGACGACCGGCAGCCCCCTTCCCGGGGTGTGGGAGGTCACGGTGGACGCCCGGCGTACCTCCGACGCGGAGTGGACCAAGTTCACGCTGACCGCCTCGGTCCTCGGCGCGACGGTCTCCCCGAACCCCGACGTGATCGACTCCGCCACGGCGGGCGTGCCGGTGTCCCGGTCGTACTCGCTGACCAGCACCCTCGGCTCGTTCAGCGGCCGGGCGGTCGGCGGCACGCTGGGTAGCGCCCGGCAGGGTCCGTTCACCATCGGCAACCGCGCGGTCCAGGATTACGACCTGACGGTGACCCCGGGCTCGACCCAGCTGCGGGCCACCATCGGTGGCACCTCCGACCCGGCCGCCGACCTGGACCTGTTCGTGCTCAACTGCACGTCGGGCACCTGCGTGGAGGCCGGCCGCAGCGCGGGCGGCAGCTCCGAGGAGTCGGTGACCATCAACAACCCGGCGCCGGGCGCCTGGAAGGTACGCGTCGACGGCTACTCGGTGCCCTCCGGCTCGACCAGCTACAACTATGTCGACGTCTTCACCAACCCGGCCTTCGGCACCCTCGCGGTGACGGACACGAACGCGTCGCGGCCCAGCGGCAGCTCGTGGACGGTGCCCGGTTCGGTGACGGCGAACGCCGCGCCGGGCAGCGGTCGGGTGCTCTACGGCACGGTGCAGGTCCGGACCGACACGAACCTGCTGATCGGCAGCGGTGACGTGGTGGTAAGGAACGTCGGCTGA
- a CDS encoding DUF2076 domain-containing protein produces the protein MKVLLCLVLVLMLGGALVFWRSGSRSRRATELADARAEAQRWYERLGGQLMNLHGDAPAVRQALADAGERYNAAGSQLEQARTPHQFALARETSLEGLAYIRAARTAMGIDPGPELPALAAARGAGMLTKEREVNVQGQTYRAGPQPGNQTPYYYPGGSWQGRRVPAGWYSTPWWKTALGAGAGVIGGMLIADALFSPAFADPGHGYDAGYQEGFQDGFGDGQDYGDHAGNDFGGDQFAGNDIAGNDFGGGQFAGGQGGGDFSGGDFGGFGGGDLGGGDFGGDFGGGDW, from the coding sequence ATGAAAGTTTTGCTGTGCCTCGTTCTGGTGCTGATGCTCGGAGGTGCGCTGGTGTTCTGGAGGTCGGGAAGCAGGTCGCGGCGGGCCACGGAGCTGGCCGATGCCCGCGCCGAGGCGCAGCGCTGGTACGAGCGGCTCGGCGGGCAGTTGATGAACCTGCACGGCGACGCCCCGGCGGTACGCCAGGCGCTCGCCGACGCGGGTGAGCGGTACAACGCGGCCGGCTCCCAACTGGAGCAGGCGCGCACCCCGCACCAGTTCGCGCTGGCCCGGGAGACCTCGCTCGAGGGGTTGGCGTACATCCGGGCGGCGCGGACCGCGATGGGCATCGACCCGGGGCCGGAGCTGCCGGCGCTGGCCGCCGCCCGGGGCGCCGGGATGCTGACCAAGGAGCGCGAGGTCAACGTGCAGGGGCAGACCTACCGGGCCGGGCCGCAGCCGGGCAACCAGACGCCGTACTACTACCCCGGCGGCAGCTGGCAGGGGCGGCGGGTGCCGGCCGGCTGGTACTCGACGCCGTGGTGGAAGACCGCGCTCGGTGCCGGCGCCGGAGTGATCGGCGGCATGCTCATCGCCGACGCGCTCTTCTCGCCGGCCTTCGCCGACCCGGGCCACGGCTACGACGCCGGCTACCAGGAGGGCTTCCAGGACGGCTTCGGCGACGGCCAGGACTACGGCGACCACGCCGGCAACGACTTCGGCGGCGACCAGTTCGCCGGCAACGACATCGCCGGCAATGATTTCGGCGGTGGCCAGTTCGCCGGTGGCCAGGGCGGCGGCGACTTCTCCGGCGGCGATTTCGGCGGCTTCGGCGGTGGGGACCTCGGCGGGGGCGACTTCGGCGGGGACTTCGGCGGCGGCGACTGGTGA
- a CDS encoding helix-turn-helix domain-containing protein: MLGAPRGMLFYQVKCIVEDPGWHGPTPEVGHRLFLGRAGSAQVRLNDRLILTDATTIWLTRPGDEMASSHPYGDGDVYSCLELAPEVLAERPDTEQWLHRRGWWGSVDGRLDLEHRMLAAHCRRGIDQFEVAERLHRFLGRLLSRTPLGVGEPGAEIERAVGRRPATLAAHRRLADRAREVLVASDFRIGLTEVAEQVGCSPHHLSRVFQRVTGHSLTAYRNRLRVRSVLTVLADGDGPPLGEVAATHGFADQAHLTRVVREQVGHPPARLRRLFAAHDTGSDAA; encoded by the coding sequence GTGCTGGGCGCCCCGCGGGGCATGTTGTTCTATCAGGTCAAGTGCATCGTCGAGGACCCCGGCTGGCACGGGCCGACGCCCGAGGTCGGCCACCGACTCTTCCTCGGCCGCGCGGGTAGCGCCCAGGTGCGGCTCAACGACCGGCTCATCCTCACCGACGCCACCACGATCTGGCTGACCCGGCCGGGCGACGAGATGGCCAGCAGCCACCCGTACGGTGACGGCGACGTCTACAGCTGTCTGGAACTCGCCCCGGAGGTCCTCGCCGAGCGCCCGGACACCGAACAGTGGCTGCACCGACGCGGCTGGTGGGGCAGCGTCGACGGGCGGCTGGATCTCGAACACCGGATGCTCGCGGCGCACTGCCGGCGCGGCATCGACCAGTTCGAGGTGGCCGAACGGCTGCACCGGTTCCTGGGCCGGCTGTTGAGCCGGACGCCGCTGGGCGTCGGCGAGCCGGGCGCGGAGATCGAGCGGGCCGTCGGCCGGCGGCCGGCCACCCTGGCCGCCCACCGGCGGCTCGCCGACCGGGCCCGCGAGGTGCTGGTCGCCTCCGACTTCCGGATCGGGCTGACCGAGGTCGCCGAGCAGGTGGGTTGCTCGCCGCACCACCTGAGCCGGGTGTTCCAGCGGGTGACCGGCCACAGCCTCACCGCGTACCGGAACCGGCTGCGGGTGCGGTCGGTGCTGACCGTGCTGGCCGACGGGGACGGGCCTCCGCTGGGCGAGGTCGCCGCCACGCACGGCTTCGCCGACCAGGCCCACCTGACCCGGGTGGTCCGGGAGCAGGTCGGTCACCCGCCGGCCCGGCTGCGCCGGCTGTTCGCCGCCCACGACACCGGCTCCGACGCTGCCTGA
- a CDS encoding S66 family peptidase: MSNPSYPPKPRPGDRVAVVSPSAGLPGLFPHVYELGLRRLREEFGLEPVEYPTTRRMGADPRDRARDLTAAFADPTITAVLATVGGDDLITVTPYLDDEVLRANPKPYYGYSDNTNILNHLYRLGLVAYHGGSVLVHLGRPGKPHPLTFDSLRAALFTSGWYELTPAPEWGDQPNDWRDPSTLAYEPVMFPGEGWRWHGPATVVQGRTWGGNLEILHWLMATGRVPSAAELAGSVLVVETSQELPTAQEVFRIVRNMGERGLLAAFPAIVVGRPKAWDFDRPHTPEQRREWGGAQREAVTRALADYADDPVVVFDVDLGHTDPQLIIPYGGEVRVDAVERRISVRY, encoded by the coding sequence ATGAGCAACCCCAGCTACCCGCCCAAGCCCCGGCCGGGCGACCGGGTCGCGGTCGTGTCGCCCTCCGCCGGCCTGCCCGGCCTCTTCCCCCACGTGTACGAGCTGGGCCTGCGCCGGCTCCGCGAGGAGTTCGGGCTGGAACCGGTGGAGTATCCGACCACCCGGCGGATGGGCGCCGACCCGCGGGACCGGGCAAGGGACCTGACCGCCGCCTTCGCCGACCCGACGATCACCGCCGTGCTCGCCACGGTCGGCGGGGACGACCTGATCACGGTCACCCCGTATCTGGACGACGAGGTGCTGCGGGCCAACCCGAAGCCGTACTACGGCTACTCGGACAACACCAACATCCTCAACCACCTGTACCGGCTGGGCCTGGTGGCGTACCACGGCGGGTCGGTGCTGGTGCACCTCGGCCGGCCCGGCAAGCCGCACCCGCTGACCTTCGACTCGCTGCGCGCCGCCCTGTTCACCTCCGGCTGGTACGAGCTGACCCCCGCGCCCGAGTGGGGTGACCAGCCGAACGACTGGCGGGACCCGTCCACGCTGGCGTACGAGCCGGTGATGTTCCCCGGCGAGGGCTGGCGGTGGCACGGGCCGGCCACCGTGGTGCAGGGCCGCACCTGGGGCGGGAACCTGGAGATCCTGCACTGGCTGATGGCCACCGGCCGGGTGCCGTCGGCGGCGGAACTGGCCGGGTCGGTGCTGGTCGTCGAGACGTCGCAGGAACTGCCCACCGCCCAGGAGGTCTTCCGGATCGTGCGGAACATGGGGGAGCGGGGCCTGCTCGCGGCCTTCCCGGCGATCGTGGTCGGTCGCCCGAAGGCGTGGGACTTCGACCGCCCGCACACGCCGGAGCAGCGGCGGGAGTGGGGCGGGGCGCAGCGGGAGGCGGTCACCCGGGCGCTCGCGGACTACGCCGACGACCCCGTGGTGGTCTTCGACGTCGACCTCGGCCACACCGACCCGCAGTTGATCATCCCGTACGGCGGGGAGGTCCGGGTCGACGCGGTCGAGCGGCGCATCTCGGTGCGCTACTGA
- the rmuC gene encoding DNA recombination protein RmuC, with protein MTSFATLAVVIVCLGAGGALGWLAARARSAAEVARLEATLAAARAGEGRLEQSMRALSYEATAQSQEAVARAVAPLHETLRRYEQRVTELERDRVDAYAELREQVRAMSTVSGELRTETKQLVAALRAPQVRGRWGEHQLRRIVEAAGMLEHCDFNEQVTAATDHQGVRPDLVVRLHGGRTVVVDAKAPFDAYLTAMEARDERGRDTHLDAHARHLRAHVDSLAAKSYWAAFDQSPEFVVLFVPADPFLDVALQRDPTLLEHAFARNVVLATPATLVALLRTVAYSWRQEALARNAASVHTLARELYGRLSTLGDHVGKLGASLGGAVTAYNRAVGSLEARVLVSARKLAELGVSDQELPAPPQVELAPRQPQAPELAGGDTSPAL; from the coding sequence GTGACGAGCTTCGCAACGCTGGCCGTGGTGATCGTCTGTCTCGGCGCGGGCGGCGCGCTGGGTTGGCTGGCCGCCCGGGCCCGGTCGGCCGCCGAGGTCGCCCGACTGGAGGCGACCCTCGCCGCCGCCCGGGCGGGTGAGGGGCGGCTGGAGCAGTCGATGCGGGCGCTCAGCTACGAGGCGACCGCGCAGTCCCAGGAGGCCGTCGCGCGGGCGGTGGCCCCGCTGCACGAGACCCTCCGGCGTTACGAGCAGCGCGTCACCGAGCTGGAACGCGACCGGGTCGACGCGTACGCCGAGCTGCGTGAGCAGGTGCGGGCGATGAGCACGGTCTCCGGCGAGCTGCGCACCGAGACCAAGCAGCTCGTCGCGGCGCTGCGCGCCCCGCAGGTCCGGGGCCGCTGGGGCGAGCACCAACTGCGTCGGATCGTCGAGGCGGCCGGCATGCTGGAGCACTGCGACTTCAACGAGCAGGTCACCGCCGCCACCGACCACCAGGGGGTACGCCCCGACCTGGTGGTCCGGCTGCACGGCGGCCGGACGGTGGTGGTCGACGCCAAGGCGCCCTTCGACGCGTACCTGACCGCGATGGAGGCGCGCGACGAGCGGGGGCGGGACACCCACCTCGACGCGCACGCGCGGCACCTGCGGGCACACGTGGACTCACTGGCCGCCAAGTCCTACTGGGCCGCGTTCGACCAGTCGCCCGAGTTCGTGGTGCTCTTCGTGCCGGCGGATCCGTTCCTCGACGTGGCGTTGCAGCGCGACCCGACGCTGCTGGAGCACGCGTTCGCCCGCAACGTGGTGCTGGCCACGCCTGCCACTTTGGTGGCGCTGCTGCGCACCGTGGCGTACTCGTGGCGGCAGGAGGCGTTGGCGCGCAACGCCGCCAGCGTGCACACGCTGGCCCGCGAGCTGTACGGGCGACTGTCCACCCTCGGCGACCACGTCGGCAAGCTGGGCGCGTCGCTGGGCGGGGCGGTGACCGCGTACAACCGGGCGGTCGGTTCGCTGGAGGCGCGAGTGCTGGTCAGCGCCCGCAAGCTGGCCGAGCTGGGCGTCTCCGACCAGGAGCTGCCGGCCCCGCCCCAGGTGGAGCTGGCACCGAGGCAGCCGCAGGCGCCGGAGCTGGCCGGAGGCGACACTTCTCCGGCGCTGTAG
- a CDS encoding cyclase family protein produces the protein MTGQHRTRFVELSHVITDGMTTLPGWQPPRITDWLTREESRPRYAPGVEFHVGRIDMIANTGTYLDTPSHRWADGPDLTGVPLDRLADLPGLVVRVPAGTRAVDRSMLAPYDVSGRAVLLHTGWDRHFGTDRYAAPDAPYLTGDGADLLVEAGATLVGIDSINIDDMTPAAAGERPAHSALLAAGIPIVEHLTGLGDLPPEGFRFTAVPPMVAGMGTFPVRAFAAVDG, from the coding sequence GTGACGGGGCAGCATCGGACGCGGTTCGTCGAGTTGAGCCATGTGATCACCGACGGGATGACCACCCTGCCCGGCTGGCAGCCGCCCCGGATCACCGACTGGCTCACCCGCGAGGAGTCCCGACCGAGGTACGCCCCGGGCGTCGAGTTCCACGTCGGCCGGATCGACATGATCGCCAACACCGGCACCTACCTGGACACCCCCTCGCACCGGTGGGCCGACGGGCCGGACCTCACCGGTGTGCCGCTGGACCGCCTCGCCGACCTGCCCGGGCTGGTGGTCCGGGTGCCCGCCGGCACCCGGGCGGTGGATCGGTCGATGCTGGCGCCGTACGACGTCTCCGGGCGGGCGGTGCTGTTGCACACCGGTTGGGACCGACACTTCGGCACCGACCGGTACGCCGCCCCCGATGCCCCCTACCTGACCGGGGACGGCGCGGACCTGCTGGTCGAGGCGGGTGCGACCCTGGTCGGCATCGACTCGATCAACATCGACGACATGACCCCGGCCGCCGCCGGCGAGCGCCCGGCGCACAGTGCCCTGCTCGCCGCCGGCATCCCGATCGTGGAACACCTGACCGGCCTGGGCGACCTGCCTCCGGAGGGGTTCCGGTTCACCGCCGTGCCGCCGATGGTGGCCGGCATGGGCACCTTCCCGGTCCGCGCCTTCGCCGCCGTCGACGGCTAG